Proteins from a genomic interval of Anatilimnocola floriformis:
- the pyrF gene encoding orotidine-5'-phosphate decarboxylase: protein MNFADRLIAAIRQKQNPVLVGLDPRAESLPPGMLTAKDVESTARAYVTFCRGVIDVVAPLVPAVKPQAAFFEQLGPAGCVALGEVVRYAASKGLLVIMDGKRNDIGTTAQAYAEAYLGPGDQSPWGADALTVSPYLGDDSLTPFLQSSKDHGAGIFVLVKTSNPGGGRFQDLVANGLPLYRHVAAYVEQLSAATVGDNGFGIVGAVAGATYPQQLAELRTAMPHTFLLIPGFGAQGGTAADCAAAFDERGLGGIVNNSRGIIFAYQRDGYREKFGAARWQDAVAAATQEMIEQLAAATTAGKLRS, encoded by the coding sequence ATGAACTTTGCCGATCGCCTCATCGCCGCCATTCGTCAGAAGCAAAACCCCGTGCTCGTCGGTCTCGATCCGCGGGCCGAAAGCCTGCCGCCGGGAATGCTCACGGCGAAAGATGTTGAGTCCACGGCCCGCGCTTACGTTACGTTTTGCCGTGGCGTGATCGATGTCGTCGCGCCGCTCGTCCCTGCGGTCAAACCGCAAGCTGCGTTCTTCGAGCAACTCGGCCCCGCCGGTTGCGTCGCGCTCGGTGAAGTTGTCCGTTACGCCGCGAGCAAGGGCTTGCTGGTAATCATGGACGGCAAACGCAATGACATCGGCACCACCGCGCAGGCTTATGCCGAAGCGTATCTCGGGCCCGGCGATCAAAGTCCGTGGGGCGCCGATGCTTTGACGGTCAGTCCTTATCTGGGCGACGACAGCCTCACGCCCTTCTTGCAATCGTCGAAGGATCACGGCGCGGGAATCTTCGTGCTGGTGAAGACTTCGAATCCCGGCGGTGGCCGCTTTCAAGATCTCGTCGCCAACGGCCTGCCGCTGTATCGCCACGTTGCCGCGTATGTCGAACAGCTTTCGGCCGCGACCGTCGGGGACAACGGCTTTGGCATTGTCGGCGCGGTGGCGGGCGCGACCTATCCGCAGCAGCTCGCCGAGCTCCGCACCGCCATGCCGCACACGTTCCTGCTCATTCCTGGCTTTGGCGCTCAGGGTGGCACGGCTGCCGATTGTGCAGCCGCCTTCGACGAGCGCGGTCTCGGCGGCATTGTGAACAACAGCCGCGGCATCATCTTCGCGTACCAGCGCGACGGCTATCGCGAAAAGTTCGGCGCTGCCCGCTGGCAAGATGCGGTCGCTGCCGCCACGCAGGAAATGATCGAACAACTGGCCGCTGCGACCACGGCGGGCAAGTTGCGTTCGTAA
- a CDS encoding OmpH family outer membrane protein, with the protein MPALRCWLVLLLVSAWPCSAFAADSETQKFGPVAVVDYGRVLKGVEKYQPIFQELQTSRTELSKREADRRTLSARLEKAARNSDEFAQLTRELAEVSAARTKLTDVIKPLMDKERVLERDSYEAIRSAVMAVAEEHGIDVIFRTDGAGRTEINYYRERVDITSAVIKKFNENDAKGK; encoded by the coding sequence ATGCCTGCCCTCCGTTGCTGGTTGGTGTTGCTGCTTGTGTCGGCCTGGCCTTGTTCAGCTTTTGCTGCGGATTCTGAGACGCAGAAGTTTGGGCCGGTGGCGGTGGTGGATTACGGCAGGGTGCTGAAGGGAGTCGAAAAGTACCAGCCGATTTTTCAAGAGTTGCAAACCTCGCGCACGGAATTGAGCAAGCGCGAAGCCGATCGCCGCACGCTGAGTGCTCGGCTAGAGAAGGCGGCGCGAAACAGCGACGAGTTTGCGCAGCTCACGCGCGAATTGGCCGAGGTGAGTGCGGCCCGGACGAAACTGACCGACGTCATCAAGCCGCTGATGGATAAGGAACGCGTGCTCGAGCGGGACTCTTACGAAGCGATTCGCAGCGCGGTGATGGCCGTCGCCGAAGAGCATGGGATTGATGTGATCTTTCGCACCGACGGCGCAGGGCGGACCGAGATCAACTATTACCGCGAGCGGGTCGACATTACGTCCGCGGTGATCAAGAAGTTCAACGAGAACGACGCGAAGGGAAAGTAG
- a CDS encoding 3-keto-disaccharide hydrolase has product MKRTLLIFGLLVVTSTIAAGAMWIEEYKSGIVWPKPAIVTAEPDKAPSDAVVLFDGTNLDAFQNGDKWEIADGVATAKNTSIYTKQKFGSCQIHVEFATPSEVKGKGQGRGNSGVYIMGRYEVQVLDSYDNDTYFDGQCASVYKQQPPMVNASRKPGEWQTLDIIFTAPKFDKDGSVTEKAYVTVLHNGVLMHNHFELMGGTSYVEAPKYSKHPEKDHLNLQFHGNPVRYRNIWIRENISPLVGTPPEKKEEKKEEKPEVKAEEKPTEAK; this is encoded by the coding sequence ATGAAACGAACACTTCTGATCTTCGGCCTGCTTGTTGTTACCAGCACGATTGCGGCCGGCGCCATGTGGATTGAAGAGTACAAGAGCGGCATCGTGTGGCCGAAGCCGGCGATTGTGACTGCCGAGCCGGACAAGGCGCCCAGCGATGCGGTGGTGCTGTTCGATGGCACGAACCTCGACGCTTTTCAGAATGGCGACAAGTGGGAAATCGCCGATGGTGTGGCCACGGCGAAGAACACCAGCATCTACACCAAGCAGAAGTTCGGCAGCTGCCAGATTCACGTCGAGTTTGCCACGCCCAGCGAGGTGAAGGGGAAGGGGCAAGGTCGCGGCAACAGCGGCGTTTACATCATGGGTCGCTACGAAGTGCAGGTGCTCGACTCGTACGACAACGACACCTATTTCGACGGCCAATGTGCGTCGGTCTACAAGCAACAACCGCCGATGGTCAACGCCTCGCGCAAGCCGGGCGAATGGCAGACGCTCGACATCATCTTCACCGCGCCGAAGTTCGATAAGGACGGCAGCGTGACCGAGAAGGCATACGTTACGGTGCTGCACAACGGCGTGCTGATGCACAACCATTTCGAGCTGATGGGCGGCACGTCGTACGTCGAAGCGCCGAAGTATTCGAAGCACCCCGAGAAGGATCACCTCAACCTGCAATTCCACGGCAACCCGGTTCGCTATCGCAACATCTGGATCCGCGAGAACATCTCGCCTCTCGTCGGCACGCCGCCTGAGAAGAAGGAAGAGAAGAAAGAGGAAAAGCCGGAAGTGAAGGCCGAAGAGAAACCGACTGAGGCGAAGTAA